The DNA sequence TATAACCATATCTATTCTCACTGTCAACACGCCGACATTATCTTGGTGGAAGAATACTATCAAGGTACTATTAGGCTCTTTCTTTTCTACTGGGTTACTACTAggctataaataaatacatatataggcctatatagatatatatatatagatatatagatatctatataggcctatatatacacacacacacacagtatataggcctacatagatatctataaagaTATATTATAGgtctttatatatatgtgtgtgtctgtgtgtgtgtggtgtgtgtgtgtgtgtgtgtgtgtgtgtgtgtgtgtgtgtgtgtgtgtgtgtgtgtgtgtgtgtgtgtgtgtgtgtgtgtgtgtgtgtgtgtgtgtttgtgtatgtgtatgtgtccttACTAATAGTTTTGCTCACTGTATGAATTCAATTCACATCTTGATTGAAATAAGAATGTCAATATAATTGTGTGTCCAATATGAACTTATACACCAAAAAATCTATATTAAACAAAACACCATGGCCATTGAGTTATTATTCAACAGTGCACACCGTACTGTAGCAACCTAAACCACAGCGCCCATGCGCAGACATTCATGTATCAGCATAAACGTCCTAGTTTTCCATTAAGGCCTATGCATGACATGCCACACCTAGGTGCGGGGAGCTGGATGTACACACACCGCAGGGAGGTGGCCGTAAGCAAGCGGAGCTCTCTGTGATTTGGCAATTTTACATAAAAAGACCACAAGACAACGAGACACGACCACAAGCCACGAGACAATCTCCCGGACCCATTACTgattcatacattcatacataacGCTTTTTTCCCGAACGAGAAAGATTGCCTTCAAGTACAAGCGTCTCTTCTGAACCCCGCAGCGGTTCctccgttgccatggtgacgcaGGGGCGCGCCGTCTGTTAACAGGTGCGCCTGACAAGcaagtgttgccagattgggccagattcccggcccaatctggcaacactgctgacaAGAGGTTCCCAACGTCGTTTTGATAACACTGGAAACCATACTTCACTTTCTATAATCTTGTACCGTATTTTTTAATGATGGTTGATATAAACGCCTATTGCGCAAACTTCCGGTCCTGTCTCCATGCACAAGGTAGTATGATTACCTGAGGCAGAGCCCCGGTTCTCCTGGAGTCCAGAGACGGGTCCCCGGTTCTCCTCCAAGGACAGAGGCCGTGTTGAATGTTAGCTACTGAAGCCATGCGTAAAACACTATCATGGTGTGCAGCATCCATCCCCACCTTGGAATAGAAGCCTACTTACTGTAGACCGAGAAATAAGGCAGACTTTTGAGACACTATCCATCACAGTTgccttttatatattttttaaatggtgtaaaATTAACGACAAATCAATATCCCAAAGACTTATTTGTATATATTCATAGTAGCCTACTGACCGATTTCAAACTACACAAACATAACATACAACTGATTAAAATATATTGGTTGGCACAAAATACACAAGATGAATGGGAAACCTGTTTTGAAGACTAATTTAAACCGTTCTAAATTTACATTTTAGATTTTAGCCTAACCTTTAGGTATCCCCAGAATAAGAATTTCAACTCATTATCTCCCTCTGTAGGAGACCATGGTCTAACATGTTGCAGCTCTCTTTCCCCACACTAGCCACTCCAAATAATTTCCTTTACTTCCCAAGAGGTTCAAACAATTAttgaaacacaaacaaccaGTTGGACTGACACAAAACACTGAAATTGTGTTCACTgaattgatatatatttttggcaATCAAAACAATGActttttttattaacaaatcTGCAACAGAAATAACAGTTGGGCAAAGAGAAGGCACATTCAGCCTAACTAGTAAACCcttatataattttatttttcttattttgattTCATTCAGTAAGATGATCCTCTGTACTATCTCTGGACAGATCCGATGTATCTCAGTCTTGTTAAATGGACCTTTGTGGATTATGCCTAGGATTGGATTAGTTTTGTGGGACATTTATTGTCGAAAGGCTCTCAAAGGAGCACTGTGAATAGGGTTCTAGTATTACGGCTGTCATATAAGCTGTCAGCAAAGATTACACGGGGTGGATTTTTCCTTTACATTTTGCAaattttcttcttctgtggaaGGCTTAGCTTCCCGGCCAATCAGAATACATCTGATCCGTTATCGAAAGCGAGTGATTTAATTCAAGGACCTATGGTCAGGGCTCACAGCCTTGACAGAATACTCTATCCTGATTGGTTGGACATCTATCCCTattcaatgtatttatttatcattcCAACTCAGAATACAGAACATTTGTCTGTTGAAGGcctaaaaaacaataacaatttcGAAACAAGCCAACAGTTTGTGTACATTTAGTGTTATAACCATCTTTCACAGCTCCCCATTAAGAGAGATTATGTTAGGAATTTAACAGGGCAGAAATCTACAATCTTTACCTAGCCGTAAATGAGCAAAACCACCTAAAACATACTACATAAAAGCAAATCTTACAGAGAAAAGTTTTTTCATGTTATGTATACAAATGTAAGAAAAAGGGCTACAATCTTAGCAGCAGAGAATAAGCATGTTTCTGGGCATCCATTTTTTACAATGACtaatcaaaaataaatcttaaaaacAAACATGGTCAAGCAAGACCCACAAACAATGAATTGAACAGACAGTTAATTTGTTTGTAGGTGTTAGCACAATGTAAATAAgttaatcataaaaaaaatcatcGGAAATTAATCCATTGGAAATAATATGTACAACAGCAGTATTGTTCAACTAGTTGAATTACTTAATGTACTCAACCTTTCAGTATccatacaaacccccccccccccccccaacaaggATGCACATTTACAAGAAtcataaaacaaatacatttataaaacacAAAGATTTGTCCCAGGAAATAGTCTATAGACACAGGATTCTGACTTGGAAAAAAGCTGAGCTGTTTCTTATTCAAGTCCAATGCAGTAGTTTTACATTTTTCACGGTTTCCTTTCTTTAGCTGTGGTCTCTAAGCACGTCAACGTCTTTTCACCCAGGAGGGGAAAAGATAGAATCCTGGTCTCTTTGCGTGAGAAAAAAAGACCATGATAGTtgtagaaataaaaaatacatcacAGCACAATCAGAAAATAACACAGGCTCCAGTGTTTGGGCTGAGGGTGGGAGGAGAGAACCAAGGAGATCCGGTGACCAATCCATAGTGACGGTCCTAACAGCTGCCGGCCACGCCGTGTCCCAGACGCGTGCGAGTAAAAGAGCGACCAATGGCCTTCTTCCTCACTTGGAAGAGAGGAGTTTCTCAGCAAGGAATACGATCGGCAAATAGCGGCTGCCACGCTGGTCTCCGCCATTTGGCCAGCTGGTGGGGAAGAGGGGTCATCAAGCACACAGCGACACAAATCTCTCCGACCAGAACCCATCCACCACCTCCGCTAGATGGTTTGGTAGCACctcctttgttgttgtttacaagTACGACGGTTGGTCCACCATTGAGCCTTCTCTCTCAGCCCATCGCCCCCTCAGGATCAGTTCATCTCCCCAGTGCGAGGGCAGGCGGGTATGGACCAGCAGGTGCCCTAGTTCTTGGGGTAGATCTTCTCGTAGAAGAAGTTCTGGGCCAGCAGGTAGAGCTCGCCGTCCTTCTCGCGGACAGCGTGAGCGCGGACGAACTGGAACTGCTCCAGGGCGAACTCGTAGAACTCGTTCTCCATCTTCCAGATGGCCGACTGCTGCAGCTTTGCCGTGGACTCCCTGGTGGGCGGCTTCTTCTCCGTTGTCCTCCTCAGATGGGACTTCTTGcctgaagaagagaagaagagaacgAGTTGAGAGATGACACGCTGCCTTACGTATTCACCGAATATTTGAAACATCTAGTGATCTAGTGCTTCTTGGAAACATTACAGATGAAATTTAATCAAGTCCAAGTATAAATAGTGAGGTGGCCTGGCTTGATTCCATGAAGGTTTTAGGCTTGCAAGTGCTGATGCTACTAGCTGAGCTCAGAAATAGGCAGACAAGTTTGTTTCTAAGTGTGCTACCACACATCATGTATAGTAAATATGGCATTAATGCTGAGTAAATGCTGTTTTTATTGGCTAATCTAAAAGACAAAGCAAAGTTATTTGAGACACTTTATCAACCTTGATGGGCTTTTCTAAACTACTCTAGTTGCAGCCCTTGTGAAGTGACTGATCTGATACTGGATATAACACTGTGTGAAGCATGCCGTTAGCACCAGCTTTGTGGTCTTTATAATAGCCTCCTATTCCTACTTCCTTTATGTATTGGTACTAAAAGCTCAGCTTGCATATATCAATTCTACTTCTCTTAAAAAGGTCATCAGGAAAGGGTCTATTTGGTTAAAAGAAATGTGAAATGAAAGTGATGAGCATACCCGAGCATACAAAATACCGGTTCAGCTTGTAAATATTGCCAAGTTAATCTTTATGCAAATATAGTGTTGCTTGAAAAGGTCACTGGAATGTCTCcccaacaaaaaaatatgaagTCAAACAGATTGTTCTGGATGGCAGAGAATTGCAGTGACAATGATGTTGACGCAcaccgggttcaatccccacgtCAGGATGCCTCCTTACTCCACTTACGTCATGAGACTATATGTTATAAGGTCTGTATGTTATAAGACACCCATATTATAAGACGCCTATGTTATAAGACGCCCATGTTTTAAGACGCCTATGTTATAAGACGCCCATGTTTTAAGACGCCTATGTTATAAGGTCTTTATGTTATAAGACGCCTATGTTATTAGATCTGTATGTTATAAGATGTGTATGTTATAAGATCTTTATGTTATAAGATCTGTATGTTATAAGATGCGTATGTTATAAGACTCCTATGTTATAAGATGCGTATGTTATAAGACTCCTATGTTATAAAACTCCTATGTTATAAGACGCCTATGTTATAAGACGCCTATGTTATAAGACGCCTATGCTATAAGACGCCTATGCTATTAGACGCCTATGTTATAAGACGCCTATGTTCCAAGATGTGCATGTTATAAGATGTGTATGTTATAAGTCAAACTAGACACGGACGCTGTTGTGTTCCTTGTCACACCTTCTGGACCTACACCCGCCTTGCGTGGTTCTGTGATAAAAAAGATTAGCCGGCATAAGGACAGATCTTCTTTATGGCAATATTGGAGGATCTCGGTATGGAAGGGGCTCATGATCCCTGAACCAGCCGGGCCCGTGTCAGAAGGGGCGGAGGGCCGAGCGAGGCGGTGGTGGagcgggatggaggtggaggtcggGGGCGGGCGGGGTACCTGTCTTGTAGAGGTCGGTAGCCCCCCTGAAGAAGCGAGGCAGCGCGGCCTCCAGCATCATCACAaagtcctccagctcctccgtcACCCCCACCAGCAGGTACTCGTTCACCAGGTTGTACTTGGCCTGCTCCAGGGCCCAGGGGCTGCCCACGTTCCTGAGAGGTCACAGGGAGGAGCGAGCGGATGTAGTCTGTTAGTACTGCAGTTGGTTTGGTCCGCAGGGCTGTGGTCTGGAGTTCTGCCTTCATGTCTGGATCATTATGAGGAGATTgggcatgttgttgttgtgctgaATGTTTTGGGGGCCGTGAGAACAGGGTAAGTAGACTGGACGGGGACCGAAGGATCTCAGGAGAGGATGGgacatatgagagagagagggagaaagaagcagagagagatggggggggggggagctgatgGAAAGGGAAGGTTATGATTAAAGAAAGAAGAGGGAGCTGGAACATCAggtgagagagaacgaggggggagagagagaggacaagcaACAAGCCAGAGGGAGACACCAGATGGAACTGTGGGGAAAATAAAACCTGAGGATAAGgaggagggaaaaaaatatgaatgtgggTGGCAGGAAATGTGTCATGCTCAGGAAATTAAATGTTATGGAAGTCAGAGATAAGCATGTGGAATTCACATAATGGCAGTTGAAAGAGTGAGATAGTGCTAACTGGAAACTCGCTGACTCATCTTCCAATAATCTATCTAATGAACAGACAATGTTGTTGAGACTGGAGGATTggcataacaataacaacaatgtgTTTACTATGGGGGATGTGTATACATCACCCATGGCAACCAATAGGTTCCCAAAAACAAAGGAAACATAAATTAGAAATTGGGAGATtaggagaccagagacagagggacagcaGAGAGccggagagacagggagacagagagacagggagacagagagacagggagacagagagacagagagacagagagacagggagacagagagacagggagacagagacagggagacagagagacagagagacagagagccatagagacagggagacagagagccagagagccagagagccagacagagacagacagagacagacagagacagacagagacagacagagacagcagAGGGCCAGGGAGACAGCAGAGACAGGATGGGGCCAGATAGAcaggaggggggcagagagacaggagggggccagagagacgggagggagcaagagagagagcagagggaagGAGACAGCAAGAGGGAGACTGGGACAGCCCAGACAAACAGACCACCATTGCGACAGGGAAGACATCAAGGCTAAGGCGCTACGATGGGAGACGGTGCGAGACCTCCGGGAGATGACTAGGGAACAGGGGACAGCTGAGCCCTATTAAAGCCACCGTGGCGTGTCATGGAGCAGTCTGGGGCCGCATGGCTTCACGGCCATCACCTGGCCCTTGCCTGGCGCCGTCTCCCCAACCCGGTTCACTTTAACATTAAATGAAGCCACCTACCGCAGACACTCACTGTTCAGACACAGGATGCTAATCATGCCCTTGTGCAACGATTCTTATGCAGGAAGCAGAACAAAGCTGTAGTTGTGTCAAACAACGGAAACTCAATTTCACATAGACGAGTGTGCCGGCAAGGAGATTACAGTGCATGTGAGAACCCATACCCACCTGCAGGGCAGCGACATACAGCCACATAAACTCATCAACCCATAGGGTAACACATGGCGTATAGATATGGTATACAGCAGGTACATAACAGCGGTGTGCGTCTGGAACACGTACCAGCACTCGGAGTAATGGCCGCAGAAGAACGGGATCTGCAGCCACAGCTTCTCAGGGGCGCAGTCTGAGCCccccgcagacacacactcgtcAAATgtctggagcacacacacacacacacacacacacacacacacacacacacacacacacacacacacacacacacacacacacacacacacacacacacacacacacacacacacacacacacacacacacacacacacacagacacagtataACAATACAATTTAGCAGCTGTTTGTTGCATTATTGTAATACCACAGGACGTACAAGAtgtatttaacatttaaaatgatcTCATGCAAGAGTGATTATCAATATTGCaaatcaacaccaccacaaagAACACGATGGAGGCAGTTAAGAGTCAGAGAACCCaaacccttttatttttttgcaatatGCATTATGGTCGTCAAGTTGGTCAACATTGCCATTTTAATACTGTTGCTGAACTAAGAccccaattaaaaaaataaaggggtAAAATCCTATGTTGGTCCATTCTCCCTGAAACACTATGTCTATGTTCTAATCTGCTCGGAACAGGCGGCGTTCGGTTCCTGACGTCTGAGGTCTGTctggacggtgtgtgtggagcgctgtacgggtggtgtgtgtggacgtgtggagcgCTTTTCGGAACACCAGTGTGTGAGTGGATGGTGCAGCTCTACCAGAGCAGTGGTTTATTTAATATCCCACAACCACGTAGTTAAAGAGTATCCATTGGGATGAAGTCTCCCTCTACCGTAAAAGTCTCAACCCAAAACTCGTTTTTTTAAAACTCAGTGTTGGAATTCCAGCTTCCATTTCTTGTCACCAATAATAATACCAACACTACTACCTTCTTGTCACCAATAATAATTACACAACTACCTTCTTGTcaccaataataataacacaactACCTTCTTGTcaccaataataataacacaactACCCTCTTGtcaccaataataataataacccaaCTACCTTCTTGTcaccaataataataacacaactACCTTCTGGTCACcaataataacaacacaacTACCTTCTTGtcaccaataataataataacacatctACCTTCTTGTCCCGATAATAACAACACAACTACCTTCTGGTCCCcaataataacaacacaacTACCTTCTTGTCACGAATAATAACAACACAACTACCTTCTTGTCACGAATAATAACAACACAACTACCTTCTTGTcacgaataataataaaaacacatctaCCTTCTTGTCCCCTTGTTTCCTGCGCCTGAGTCCGGGTCTGTAGTCGTCCCCAAAGCGCAGGAAGTAGTAGTAGGACACCAGCCTCTCGATGGGGTCCCGGACCACGTTGATGTAGATGGGCTTCTTCTTCACACCAAACCTGGAGACCACAGTCAAAATGAAATACATGAGGGAGGAAGACAGCAACTTACAACAAAGACCAAGATATTGAGATGACTCTTTCTGGGTAAAAAAGAGAGAAACACGTATTACATACATAAATAATCTTCCATAAATAATGACACTATTGAACAAGAAGCTTTCATTATGGCTGTAATAAGTTACATTATGACATACATTATGCATTCAAcataaacacattcatatttgtgTTAGGAGATTGTGAATGGTGAAAGGAAACCTAAAACGCGATCCACTGCTTTGTGCAACTTCTACACATGACCACAAGGTGGCGACAACATCACAGCAACAGCAACGAGTATCTTGGTGTTTTCTTACTTGGTGAAGTCGAGGAAGGAGACGTGCCCATGGTAGAAGGCCGGCTTCATTTCCCGCCATTCTGTCACGTTCTTAACAAACCTCacctgaataaaaaaaaaacatcatgaCCATGATCAACTGTGTGTTAAAGATCCAACATGCAAAACAGCAGTACTTTGGTtatgaatgtgtaatgaaatCCGATTCAGGATTTCCGTTACAACTTTGGATGAATGATTATCGATATGACTTCCAAGAAGGCCCCTCTGAAGACATCCACGGGGGCTCTTATATCTAGTCTCACACCTTTCTTTATGTCAAAGTAACCACTGTCTTTGAAACCATTCATGCTAAACAACGATGCACCAAGACTTGACTCAACGTCAgcgcgtgtgtctgttttcTTACTAAATATCACACTTTGTTGCGATTCACCTAATCAGACTAATGGATGTGAATAATGCTTTCTCAAGGTAGTGATGTGGTGTGGTGCTGCcatcaagcccccccccccccccccctccccaccaaccTGGTCCTGTATGGACATGACTGGGTTGttcttggtggtgttgatgtggAGCACGTGGTAGTGGTTCTTGCCGCACAGGTCGTAGGCGATGTTGGTGAAGGAGGTGCTGGCCGTCTTGGGCACTCGGTTGTAGATGATGACCACATCTTCTGCGTCcggcagccccgcccccagcacaggccccgcccccacaagcccctccccccgctcaCGCTGCCCGTCCTGCGTGTGGCGCTGCTCGATCTCCCGCACCTCGTGCCTGGCGATGGCTCGCTCtgcacggagacacacacacacacacacacacacacacacacacacacacacacacacacacacacacacacacacacacacacacacacacacacacacacacacacacacacacacagtttgttaATTGTTGAATGAATGCATTACAATGTTCAAATGCTTTTACGAGACATATTGAAGGTACATGTAGTGCGAATGAAGCCTATTGAACTGAGAGCGAtggtgagagggggggataaCAAAGAAACCATGGAAATTCTTTAGTCTTGTCAATAACTCCTtcgacgacccccccccccaaaaaaaacctaACCATAATTTTCAGacataactttattttaaaAGGGACACATATCCCATCATCCAATCACAACCGAAGCATATTTGTGAACTGCCACGCCATTATTTTCCCTTCGTGCTGGAAACACAATAAAGATCTATTAATGAACACAATGTAAGACACACGAAGGGTCAAAGCTTGCTTTAGAACCCAGTGAATCAGGGTTTACAGAGAGATCCTCTCTAAAGAACCAGCAGTATTGAACATGGTGTCTGAGTGACGGAGGCGGTGGGGTCCCTCGTCTCCACCCCCCTGACGTTGCGGACCGCTGACACACTTCAGAGGGGCTGGAGTGACggcgacccctgaccccggttTTGCAAAAGCTAGCGTTTCAACGACCAATGGAGAGCACTCGAACCTCGCTTGTGTCAAACGCCACACAACAGACGCAGGAGGCGGGCCTCCTGTCCTCGTCTCAGCCCCACCCCAGGCAGACGGCCAGGCAGTGTTAGCCACCATAAAGTCGGAAAGCCCACCATAAAAAGCAACGGCATTGGTTTACGCTTTGGGATCAGAACATGGTGAAGCTCACTTTAGTGCAGTAGAAAGTCATGAATATCCCTCCTGCTGAACATAGATGATTTACTAAATCCAGGTTTATTTTAGGAAGCATTTTCCAGATGCTTTGAACAAATTAAGTCTCAAATCTATAAATGATTGAGTCTCGTAAGTATGATTGAGTTCACCGTATTAATGATGCGCGAGTATCATAAATTATATCCAGTATAAACGATTGCCTTTTGcacaacaaacacattcattttaGGGAAAACCGATCACAGATACAGTACTCCCTTAATAAACCAATAACCAAAAGGTTTGAGCAAAATGTGACCCCCTCGCGGGGTGAAAGGTCAACGCCCAAGTGTATGAGCTGACAGGGCACGGGGTCGGTGGTAAGGGGTCAATTGAGTCAAGAGTTGAGTGGGGGTCATTCGCAGCAAGTGAGACGTCACATGGATGCTTGGCTGTGACCGGTCAACACAACAGGTGTATCCGTCGGTCTCTAGCTCCTcttaatacacacatacacgactaCGCTATACACAAAACATAAAGCAATCACCCAACAACTCAAAACACAGGACACCAATAGCCTCgctcttctctccttcctcaaaCTGCCGTTTGACAGTTCTTCCCGATAAGCCCTGAAAGCGATTGGGATCGACTGCTGTTAAGGATGACGTCTGGGCCcctcccacagagagagagagagaaccaaagagatacaaacagagacagatggaagagacacagagagacagacaacagagggacagacacaaagagagacagccACAAGGAGAGACCgacgacagagagggagagacacacagagggacagctGACCAAgacagtgagcgagagagaggcagactggGGGAGACAGTGGCCCCTGGAGCCCCTAACACTTGTGGGAGGTGCCAGGAGCTGCGGGGCCGTAGTCAGCTGCCCGGCCTGCAGGCGGATGTCTGGGCTGCCGCTCTGTCCAGGTAGCATCTGGCAGCTGGTGCTGAGCGGCAATTAAGATATCATCTGTGATGTCCTGCAGCCCACTCTCCCAGCCGTGCGCCCACTCTCCcagccgcacgcacgcacgcctagAATGAATGTGCATGAACACAGACAAGACACAGacaagaatacacacacaatcatacccGTGGACACATATGTGCATCAAgttcacacacatccacacacaaattctCAAAACCTTTTATCACACACCAAACCACAAACACTCCAGTGCCCCCGGCGctctcccctcagcccccctGCAGCTGTTAATGTTCCACTGATCAAAGTGATGTAGTGACAGACATGGCCAGGGTGGAGAATGACTCCTGGTTCCTGCTGGCAACTGATACCTCACTGTGCTCTGACGGCATGTCCAAGAGGAGGGACCTggggtggtggttatggtggcGGTGGTAGGGCTGGTGTTTACGGGCCTGACGGGCACAGCCACGCCGGGCACAGCCACGCGGGGCACGGCTGCTTGGAGGCACGCGGCGCACATGCTTGCAAGAGAGACATGGTGAAGCCCACGACTCTCATGTTGGAGACAATTCTAATCAGGACttcaaaatgaaaaatgaaaaagggatggagagagagaggggagaggagaggagaggagaggagaggagagagagagagacagaaagaaagaggcgTTGAgacgagaggaggggagaggggattcTGACACTGATAATGTAAATCTGTattccctgcgtgtgtgtgggggagggccAGCCATCTGCATCCTCATGATCACAGCCATCGGTGGGTCTGAGGAGACCTTGTGGTTAAAATGCGAAGAAGCTCTTCTCCACCGTCCTTCATCCACTGCCGAGCGCCCAGCGAgcacatcccctctctctcgctctctctctctctctcccactgatTTGCCTTCAGCCCGATACCCTCTCCAGCTCTCTAACTCTGAGACCCGGTCCTGGTCCACGCCCGGGTCTGTCCGTGGGGTCGCGGGCCAGTCCCTCCCTGGACAGGATGGGGGCAGAACCCAGGGCCCCGCTCTGGTCCCCCGGGGGTCCCGATGAGGAACAATGAGCCGTGCTATGTGAAGGGCCCCCAGAGGACACTTGTTTAAAAAAGGAATCGCAGCCCCAGTGCCAAGTCCCcaacagggagggggagagggagacagaggagttGGTGGTGGGTGGAGTTATAATGGCGCTATTCAACGACATGGCTGAACACGACTTGGCTCAAAACCGACAgggcgccacacacacacacacacacacacacacacacacacacacacacacacacacacacacacacacacacacacacacacacacacacacacacacacacacacacacacacacacacacactttaatccAGGCTGGCCCCTCTGAGGTCATTTAATTAGAGAACAAAAGCCTGAATTACTGTGGCCACACAGCAAGACCTCCTTTCATTCATTTCCACCCaaagataccccccccccccccaacgaccACCAATGACTGcacctcatcacccccccccccccaaccgcaACGTCTagcccccgccctccctctggTAGTTTCCATGCATTAAAAGCTAATTATGAAGCGTGAAGGCTAACACAGGTCTCGAACACAGGGACATCTACAAGCCTATTAGTCAGAGTCTTTCAAAGTAAGAGCGCGAGGagggcggagagggagagggagagggagagggagagcggagcTGTAGCAGCAGAAGGGACTTGATGCTTCCTGGGATCTATTTACTGAAGCAATTTAGTGGCTGATTAGGCCCGACCGCTGCTTATAGTCGCCCATATCCACCTCAGCGCACACTGCCCGACGGCTGGGACAGGCCGCCCAGTATTGTGCGTTCTCGTCAGATCGGATAATACAagttagggggaggggggtgtgtgggatgatcCCTTCCTCCATGACGCTCGTAAATCCATCTCTATAGACGACTCAGCACTTCaggagctcacacacacacacttttttttatcaccatctctccctctctaccaacatccttatctctctccccccccccccccaacacagacacacacctattccctccccatcaccccttcc is a window from the Gadus chalcogrammus isolate NIFS_2021 chromosome 8, NIFS_Gcha_1.0, whole genome shotgun sequence genome containing:
- the hs2st1a gene encoding heparan sulfate 2-O-sulfotransferase 1; translation: MGLLRVMMPPKFQLLTLLAFAVAMFFLENQIQKLEESRGKLERAIARHEVREIEQRHTQDGQRERGEGLVGAGPVLGAGLPDAEDVVIIYNRVPKTASTSFTNIAYDLCGKNHYHVLHINTTKNNPVMSIQDQVRFVKNVTEWREMKPAFYHGHVSFLDFTKFGVKKKPIYINVVRDPIERLVSYYYFLRFGDDYRPGLRRRKQGDKKTFDECVSAGGSDCAPEKLWLQIPFFCGHYSECWNVGSPWALEQAKYNLVNEYLLVGVTEELEDFVMMLEAALPRFFRGATDLYKTGKKSHLRRTTEKKPPTRESTAKLQQSAIWKMENEFYEFALEQFQFVRAHAVREKDGELYLLAQNFFYEKIYPKN